AGCGGTGCTAACAGCATCAAAACCAATAAAGGCAAAAAATACAACAGCAGCTCCTCTGAAAATACCTCCCCACCCATGGTTCCAGAAATTGTTATAATCATGGTACTCCGGCAAACCGTTGGAATTGGTGCCTATTGCAATTTTACCTCCATTCTCTATGGCTGATGGATCAAGGATATAAGGTAAATGATTGGCAGGAACAATGTAATTCCAACCAACGATAATAAATACAATCACAATTGCCACTTTAATAAAAACTATAATGGCATTAATTAAGGCACTTTCCTGAGTACCCCGAATAAGTAAAACCGTTAGGGCCAACAATATAAACAAGGCAGGCAAATTCACATAACCCGGCGTAGCATCCCAGGGAGAATGACACCATTCGGGCGGTATTTCATGTGCCTTACCCAATAAATTATTCAAATACTCACTCCAAGCAATCGACACTGTTGCAGCACCCAAAGCATATTCCAAAATTAGCGCCCAACCTATTACCCAGGCTACCAACTCACCCATAGTGGCATAAGCATACGTATAAGCACTGCCGGCAATAGGTATCATACTGGCAAATTCAGCATAACACAATCCGGCAAAAGCACAACCCAAGGCAGCAACCAAAAATGAAATAGTAACAGCATTACCGGCATGTTGACCGGAGGCAGCAGCCGTACGAACAAAAAGTCCGGCACCAATAATGGCGCCAATACCCAAAGCTACCAGATTTCCGGCACCAAGTGTACGTTTAAGACCATGCTCACCTTGGGAATGTCCAAGGATTTGTTCAAGAGATTTTTTCGCAAAATATTGAGCCATGTATAGTTTAAATGTAGATAAGTGGTAAAAATAGACAAATGTTGGATAAAGCCAAATCAATTCAATTCAAGTAAACAAAAAAGCCCCCGATTTTTCGAGGGCTTTCCTAAAAATGATTTTGTTTACTTCTTCAACAGCTTATCACCACCTCCAAATTCAATTACTACCGGAGTAGCAACAAAAATGGAAGAGTAGGTTCCTACAATAACACCTATTAACATGGCAAAGGCAAATCCTTTAATGGTGTCACCACCAAACAAGAACAACACCAACAATACTAAGAAAGCGGTTAAAGAGGTAATTACCGTACGACTTAAAGTATTGTTACAAGCCTCGTTAATCGTTTCTTCAAGGCTGCGATTTTTCACAACACGCTCGTTAATGTATTCACGAATCCTGTCGAATACAATTACGGTATCGTTAATGGAGTAACCAATAACCGTCAAAATCGCCGCAATAAATCCTTGGTCAATTTCAAGTGTAAAAGGAACATATCCATGTAACAAAGTAAAGGCAGTTAATACCATTAATACGTCGTGCAGCAATGCAACAGTCGCTCCCAAGCCAAACTGCCATTTACGGAACCTAACCAAGATATAAAGGAAGATACCAATAATTGAAAACAATACAGCCCAAATAGCAGATACTTTAATATCATTCGCTACAGTTGGACCAACTTTTTGGGAAGTAAGTATTTCATATTTATTTCCGTTCAATTTATCCAAACCGGCTATTAATAGTTTCTCAACTTCACCATCTGCTGATTGTTGATCATCATCAATGCGGTAAGAAGTGATGATCTTCATGGTTTTATCACCTCCAAAGGATTTTACTTGTGGGGCAATATTGTCAAAAGAAGGCGCTAAAGTTTTTGCTAATTCTTCAGCTTGCACAACCTGATCAAATTTCACGGTATAAGAACGTCCACCTTTGAAATCAACTCCAAAAGTAAATCCACGAACAAACATGGAAACAACACCAACACCAATAATGGCCCAGGTTGCAAACAGGAACAAACGACGCTTTCCAACAAAATCAAAATTGGTACCCTGTAACACATTAGCACTCCAAGGCATTGAAAACTTAATGCTCATGTTACGTCCTAACATAGCTTCATAAATCAAACGAGAAATGAAGATAGAAGCAAACATGGAGCAACAAATACCAATTATCGTTGTAGTTGCGAAACCTTGAATAGGACCCGAACCGAAAATATACAAAATAATACCGGTCAATAAGGAAGTTAAGTTGGAGTCGATAATTGAAGCATAAGCATGAGAATAACCATCAGCAATAGCTAGTCTTAAACCGCTTCCTTTTCTAAGCTCTTCCCTGATACGTTCAAAAATAAGTACGTTAGCATCCACCGACACACCAATAATAAACACAATACCAGCAATACCAGGCAAGGTTAATACTGCACCCAAAGATGCTAATACACCAAAAATAAAGAAGATGTTTGCAACCAAAGCAATGTTGGCAACAAAACCGGCATTGTTATAATACAATACCATAAAAATAATAATCACCAAAATTGCCCCTATGAAAGAAAGAACACCTGAGTCAATGGATTCTTGACCCAAGGATGGACCAACAATCGCCTCTTCAACAATGCGGGCAGGAGCAGGAAGTTTACCGGCTTCCAATTTATTGGCCAAATCTTTTGCTTCTTCAACGGTAAAGCTTCCGGTAATTGACGA
The sequence above is drawn from the Bacteroidia bacterium genome and encodes:
- the secDF gene encoding protein translocase subunit SecDF → MQQKGTIQVFAIIFAVVCLYTLSFSWFTNSVEKDAAEYANGDQVKEQRYLDSMQSQVIYNLGITEYTYRECKEKELPLGLDLKGGMNVTMEVSIPDLLRSLSNNSNDPDFNRALALATERHKVSQEDFITLFGKAFNEVASNSRLASPAIFGYTLKDKGVTNQSSNEDVIAILRTEANNAIDQSFNVLRTRIDKFGVTQPNIQQLGTSGRILIELPGVKEPERVRKLLQGTAQLEFWETYNNVEVIEKLQEANDVIRLVLDGGKSDSTSKDTTTAKTADAGAKKVEKSKDDSTKNPLLAKGSAVDSSKKDTANGGLSEADKEKLRKENPLFSVLSPALTQDRRAADGPVVGFVLIRDTAQVNKYLAMPQVKQKFPRDCKFAWTGTAYDKDKTVLQLVALKGKDQPPLDGSAIKTARMELSQINNKPEVSMRMHPDGAEVWKRLTRENIGKSIAITLDGYVYSYPTVQGEIAGGSSSITGSFTVEEAKDLANKLEAGKLPAPARIVEEAIVGPSLGQESIDSGVLSFIGAILVIIIFMVLYYNNAGFVANIALVANIFFIFGVLASLGAVLTLPGIAGIVFIIGVSVDANVLIFERIREELRKGSGLRLAIADGYSHAYASIIDSNLTSLLTGIILYIFGSGPIQGFATTTIIGICCSMFASIFISRLIYEAMLGRNMSIKFSMPWSANVLQGTNFDFVGKRRLFLFATWAIIGVGVVSMFVRGFTFGVDFKGGRSYTVKFDQVVQAEELAKTLAPSFDNIAPQVKSFGGDKTMKIITSYRIDDDQQSADGEVEKLLIAGLDKLNGNKYEILTSQKVGPTVANDIKVSAIWAVLFSIIGIFLYILVRFRKWQFGLGATVALLHDVLMVLTAFTLLHGYVPFTLEIDQGFIAAILTVIGYSINDTVIVFDRIREYINERVVKNRSLEETINEACNNTLSRTVITSLTAFLVLLVLFLFGGDTIKGFAFAMLIGVIVGTYSSIFVATPVVIEFGGGDKLLKK
- a CDS encoding amino acid permease, translating into MAQYFAKKSLEQILGHSQGEHGLKRTLGAGNLVALGIGAIIGAGLFVRTAAASGQHAGNAVTISFLVAALGCAFAGLCYAEFASMIPIAGSAYTYAYATMGELVAWVIGWALILEYALGAATVSIAWSEYLNNLLGKAHEIPPEWCHSPWDATPGYVNLPALFILLALTVLLIRGTQESALINAIIVFIKVAIVIVFIIVGWNYIVPANHLPYILDPSAIENGGKIAIGTNSNGLPEYHDYNNFWNHGWGGIFRGAAVVFFAFIGFDAVSTAAQEAKNPKRDMPIGILGSLVVCTILYVLFAHVLTGVAPFTDFIKPEAGKEASVTYAIKTYMTDYAWLGNWINVAILAGFSSVILVMLMGQARVFYSMSNDGLLPAMFSELHPKFRTPYKSNVILFVFVGLFAGFVPGNLAGDLTSFGTLLAFVLVCIGIIIMRKSSPDIHRPFKTPLVPLVPILGALVCIGMILSLNLTTLASALGWMFVGVLIYFTYSINHSKVSN